The genomic window GCAAACTCGAGCGACGTGGTCGCTGCCCGGTGAGAGACTGGGCCCATGACCGAGCTGAGCGACCTGAAGTCCACCCTCCGCAACGACCTGCAGGACGCGATCCGCGCCCAGGACAAGGTGCGCTCGGCGACGCTGCGCATGGTGCTGACCGCCGTCTCCAACGAGGAGGTCTCCGGCAAGGAGGCACGGGTGCTCAGCGACGAGGACGTGCTCAAGGTGGTGACCAAGGAGGCCAAGAAGCGGCGGGAGGCCGCCGAGGCCTACACCGGCGCGGGGCGCCACGAGCTGGCCGACGTCGAGCTGGCGGAGCTCGCCGTGCTCGAGGGTTATCTGCCTCGTCAGCTCGACGACGCGGCACTGGACGAGCTGGCCGCAGCAGCCGTGGCCGAGACCGGCGCGAGCAGTATGACGCAGATGGGCCAGGTCATGAAG from Ornithinimicrobium cryptoxanthini includes these protein-coding regions:
- a CDS encoding GatB/YqeY domain-containing protein, yielding MTELSDLKSTLRNDLQDAIRAQDKVRSATLRMVLTAVSNEEVSGKEARVLSDEDVLKVVTKEAKKRREAAEAYTGAGRHELADVELAELAVLEGYLPRQLDDAALDELAAAAVAETGASSMTQMGQVMKVLQPKVAGQAEGGRVAAAVRRALGA